One Pseudomonas rhizophila DNA window includes the following coding sequences:
- the ileS gene encoding isoleucine--tRNA ligase, which translates to MTDYKATLNLPDTAFPMKAGLPQREPQILQRWDSIGLYGKLREIGKDRPKFVLHDGPPYANGTIHIGHALNKILKDMIVRSKTLSGFDAPYIPGWDCHGLPIEHKVEVTHGKNLGADKTRELCRAYATEQIEGQKSEFIRLGVLGDFANPYKTMDFKNEAGEIRALAKIVEGGFVFKGLKPVNWCFDCGSALAEAEVEYENKKSSTIDVAFPIADEDKLAAAFGLGKLSKPASIVIWTTTPWTIPANQALNVHPEFNYALVDVGDKLLVLAEELVESCLARYNLEGSVLATAPGSTLELINFRHPFYDRLSPVYLADYVELGAGTGVVHSAPAYGVDDFVTCKKYGMVNDDILNPVQSNGVYVPSLEFFGGQFIWKANPAIVDKLTEVGALLHTTVIEHSYMHCWRHKTPLIYRATAQWFIGMDKQPATGDTLRQRSLKAIEDTKFVPAWGQARLHSMIANRPDWCISRQRNWGVPIPFFLNKESGELHPRTVELMEEVAKRVEVEGIEAWFKMDAAELLGDEAPLYDKISDTLDVWFDSGTTHWHVLRGSHPMGHEAGPRADLYLEGSDQHRGWFHSSLLTGCAIDNHAPYRELLTHGFTVDESGRKMSKSLGNVIAPQKVNDTLGADIMRLWVASTDYSGEMAVSEQILQRSADAYRRIRNTARFLLSNLTGFNPATDLLPAEEMLALDRWAVDRTLLLQRELQEHYGEYRFWNVYSKIHNFCVQELGGFYLDIIKDRQYTTGANSKARRSCQTALFHISEALVRWIAPILAFTADELWQYLPGERNESVMLNTWYEGLTELPQGFELDRTYWDRIMAVKAAVNKEMEIQRAAKAVGGNLQAEVTLYAEEALSADLAKLSNELRFVLITSTASVAPLVQAPADAVVTEVSGLKLKIVKSNHTKCARCWHCREDVGVNPEHPEICGRCVDNISGTGEVRHYA; encoded by the coding sequence ATGACCGACTATAAAGCCACGCTAAACCTTCCGGACACCGCCTTCCCTATGAAGGCCGGCCTGCCTCAGCGCGAACCACAGATTCTGCAGCGTTGGGACAGCATTGGCCTGTACGGAAAGTTGCGCGAGATTGGCAAGGATCGTCCGAAGTTCGTCCTGCACGACGGCCCTCCGTACGCCAACGGCACGATCCACATCGGTCACGCGTTGAACAAGATTCTCAAGGACATGATCGTGCGCTCCAAGACCCTGTCGGGTTTCGACGCGCCGTATATCCCGGGCTGGGATTGCCATGGCCTGCCGATCGAGCACAAGGTTGAAGTGACCCACGGCAAGAACCTGGGCGCGGACAAGACTCGCGAATTGTGTCGTGCCTACGCCACCGAGCAGATCGAAGGGCAGAAGTCCGAATTCATCCGCCTCGGCGTGCTGGGCGACTTCGCCAACCCTTACAAGACCATGGACTTCAAAAACGAAGCCGGCGAAATCCGGGCCTTGGCGAAAATCGTCGAGGGCGGCTTTGTGTTCAAGGGCCTCAAGCCCGTGAACTGGTGCTTCGATTGCGGTTCGGCCTTGGCCGAGGCGGAAGTCGAGTACGAAAACAAGAAGTCGTCGACCATCGACGTCGCGTTCCCGATCGCCGATGAAGACAAGCTCGCCGCCGCTTTCGGCCTGGGCAAGCTGAGCAAACCGGCGTCGATCGTGATCTGGACCACCACCCCGTGGACCATCCCGGCCAACCAGGCGTTGAACGTTCACCCGGAATTCAACTACGCCCTGGTCGATGTTGGCGACAAGCTGCTGGTATTGGCCGAAGAACTGGTCGAGTCCTGCCTGGCCCGCTACAACCTCGAAGGCTCGGTGCTGGCTACCGCGCCAGGTTCGACGCTGGAACTGATCAATTTCCGTCATCCGTTCTATGACCGCCTGTCGCCGGTGTACCTGGCCGACTACGTAGAGCTGGGCGCAGGCACTGGTGTGGTTCACTCCGCGCCGGCCTATGGCGTTGACGACTTCGTGACCTGCAAGAAGTACGGCATGGTCAACGACGACATCCTCAACCCGGTACAGAGCAATGGCGTGTACGTGCCGTCGCTGGAGTTCTTTGGCGGCCAGTTCATCTGGAAAGCCAACCCGGCCATCGTCGACAAACTGACCGAAGTCGGCGCGCTGCTGCACACCACCGTCATCGAACACAGCTACATGCACTGCTGGCGCCACAAGACTCCGCTGATCTACCGCGCCACCGCGCAGTGGTTCATCGGCATGGACAAGCAGCCAGCCACTGGCGACACCCTGCGCCAGCGCTCCCTCAAAGCCATTGAGGACACCAAGTTCGTGCCGGCCTGGGGCCAGGCGCGGCTGCACTCGATGATCGCCAACCGTCCTGACTGGTGCATCTCCCGCCAGCGTAACTGGGGCGTACCGATCCCGTTCTTCCTGAACAAGGAAAGCGGCGAACTGCACCCTCGCACCGTCGAGCTGATGGAAGAGGTGGCCAAGCGCGTCGAAGTCGAAGGCATCGAAGCCTGGTTCAAGATGGACGCCGCCGAACTGTTGGGCGACGAAGCGCCGCTGTACGACAAGATCAGCGACACCCTGGACGTCTGGTTCGATTCCGGCACCACTCACTGGCATGTGCTGCGTGGCTCGCACCCGATGGGCCATGAAGCCGGTCCGCGTGCTGACCTGTACCTGGAAGGTTCGGACCAGCACCGCGGCTGGTTCCACTCCTCGTTGCTGACCGGTTGCGCCATCGACAACCACGCACCGTATCGCGAGTTGCTGACCCACGGCTTCACCGTCGATGAGTCCGGCCGCAAGATGTCCAAGTCCCTGGGCAACGTGATCGCCCCGCAGAAGGTCAACGACACCCTGGGCGCCGACATCATGCGCTTGTGGGTCGCCTCCACCGACTATTCCGGGGAGATGGCCGTTTCCGAGCAGATCCTGCAGCGCAGCGCGGACGCCTACCGGCGGATCCGTAACACCGCGCGCTTCCTGCTCTCGAACCTGACCGGTTTCAACCCGGCCACCGACCTGCTGCCGGCCGAAGAAATGCTCGCGCTGGACCGCTGGGCCGTGGACCGTACCCTGCTGCTGCAACGCGAATTGCAGGAGCATTACGGTGAGTACCGTTTCTGGAACGTCTACTCCAAGATCCACAACTTCTGCGTGCAGGAGCTGGGTGGTTTCTACCTCGACATCATCAAGGACCGTCAGTACACCACTGGCGCCAACAGCAAGGCGCGCCGTTCGTGCCAGACCGCGCTGTTCCACATCAGCGAAGCGCTGGTGCGCTGGATCGCGCCGATCCTGGCATTTACCGCCGACGAGCTGTGGCAGTACCTGCCGGGCGAGCGCAACGAGTCGGTGATGCTCAACACCTGGTACGAAGGCCTGACCGAACTGCCGCAAGGTTTCGAGCTGGACCGTACCTATTGGGACCGGATCATGGCGGTCAAGGCGGCGGTCAACAAGGAAATGGAGATCCAGCGCGCGGCCAAGGCCGTCGGTGGCAACCTGCAGGCCGAAGTGACGCTCTACGCCGAAGAAGCCCTGAGTGCCGATCTGGCCAAGCTGAGCAACGAGCTGCGTTTCGTGCTGATCACTTCCACCGCCAGTGTCGCACCGTTGGTGCAGGCGCCGGCCGATGCGGTCGTCACTGAAGTCAGCGGCCTGAAGCTGAAGATCGTCAAGTCGAACCACACCAAGTGTGCCCGTTGCTGGCACTGCCGCGAAGACGTCGGCGTGAATCCGGAGCATCCGGAGATCTGCGGCCGTTGCGTCGACAACATCAGCGGCACTGGTGAGGTTCGTCACTATGCCTAG
- a CDS encoding pilus assembly PilX family protein, which produces MNSTPIKHRQRGMALLVSLVFLLLLTLIGLSSMQSATLQEKMTSSVMLRNQSFQLAEAALRVGESAVQAEAYSLPVCTTATQCAPPAESATLTTAGRNSSSGVTWIAVPGGFYGVQNLGTTLTAVNVPINTSATLYRITAVAVVGNNQRSVVESIYAKY; this is translated from the coding sequence ATGAATTCAACGCCCATCAAGCATCGCCAGCGCGGTATGGCATTGCTGGTCAGCCTGGTTTTCCTGCTGCTCCTGACGCTGATCGGCCTGTCGTCGATGCAGAGCGCCACCCTTCAGGAAAAAATGACCAGTAGCGTCATGCTACGCAACCAGTCCTTCCAGTTGGCCGAGGCAGCGCTGCGGGTTGGTGAAAGCGCGGTACAGGCCGAGGCCTACTCCCTGCCGGTGTGTACCACCGCGACCCAGTGTGCGCCGCCGGCTGAATCGGCAACCCTCACGACGGCCGGGCGCAATTCATCGTCGGGGGTGACCTGGATCGCCGTCCCTGGCGGGTTCTATGGCGTGCAGAATCTGGGCACCACGCTGACGGCGGTCAACGTGCCGATCAATACGTCGGCGACGCTGTACCGGATCACGGCGGTGGCCGTGGTGGGAAATAACCAGCGCAGCGTCGTGGAGAGCATCTATGCGAAATATTAA
- the fkpB gene encoding FKBP-type peptidyl-prolyl cis-trans isomerase, which translates to MTEQRIAQNTEVKLHFALHLENGDTVDSTFDKAPAVFKVGDGNLLPGFEAAIFGFKAGDKRTVVVPPENAFGQPNPQNVQTMPRSQFQDMELSEGLLVIFNDAANTELPGVVKAFDDAQVTVDFNHPLAGKTLNFEVEIIDVKAVEI; encoded by the coding sequence ATGACTGAGCAGCGTATCGCTCAAAACACTGAAGTGAAGCTTCACTTCGCCCTGCACCTGGAAAACGGCGACACCGTCGACAGCACCTTTGACAAGGCTCCGGCCGTGTTCAAGGTTGGCGACGGCAACCTGCTGCCGGGCTTCGAGGCGGCGATCTTCGGTTTCAAGGCCGGTGACAAGCGCACCGTGGTGGTTCCACCGGAAAACGCCTTTGGTCAGCCCAACCCGCAAAACGTGCAGACCATGCCACGCTCGCAGTTCCAGGACATGGAACTGTCCGAAGGGTTGCTGGTGATCTTCAACGATGCGGCCAATACCGAACTGCCGGGCGTGGTGAAGGCGTTCGACGACGCCCAGGTGACCGTGGACTTCAACCATCCGTTGGCGGGCAAGACCTTGAATTTCGAAGTGGAAATCATCGACGTCAAGGCAGTTGAGATTTAA
- a CDS encoding PilW family protein, translated as MNRHCRGFGLIELMIALVLSLIVVLGVVQIFIAAKNTYVSQGAAAVMQEDARFALSKMVQELRMVGMFGCLETVLDASSAGDFNASKVTPISWDNANLKLTLVTTDVGNSGGVPTWTVISDCRNTATAYTGARLPAAGQMAFPIRRLVYSFSNNQLLMGTGAGNPTQAVLVDNVRAFDVTFGVASSATDIAASSYSRNPSNPALIRSVRLTLTLFDPKNNVREQTFNVVAALRNRLL; from the coding sequence ATGAACAGGCATTGCCGGGGATTCGGCCTGATTGAGCTGATGATCGCTTTGGTGCTCAGCCTGATTGTCGTGCTGGGTGTGGTGCAGATTTTCATCGCCGCCAAAAACACCTACGTCAGCCAGGGCGCGGCGGCGGTGATGCAGGAGGATGCGCGGTTCGCTCTGAGCAAGATGGTCCAGGAGCTTCGCATGGTGGGCATGTTCGGTTGCCTGGAGACCGTCCTCGACGCGTCCTCGGCGGGGGATTTCAATGCCAGCAAGGTCACGCCGATCAGTTGGGACAATGCCAATCTGAAGCTGACCCTGGTGACGACAGATGTCGGCAACAGCGGCGGCGTGCCGACCTGGACCGTCATCTCGGATTGTCGTAACACGGCGACCGCCTATACCGGGGCGCGGCTACCGGCGGCCGGGCAAATGGCGTTTCCGATACGGCGGCTGGTCTACAGTTTCAGCAATAACCAGTTGTTGATGGGCACCGGGGCTGGCAACCCGACCCAGGCGGTGCTGGTGGATAACGTCCGGGCATTCGATGTGACATTTGGGGTGGCCAGCAGCGCGACAGACATCGCGGCATCGAGCTACAGCCGCAACCCGAGCAATCCGGCCCTGATCCGCAGCGTGCGCCTGACCCTCACGCTCTTTGATCCGAAGAACAACGTGCGTGAGCAGACCTTCAACGTGGTTGCCGCTTTGCGCAACCGGCTTCTGTGA
- the pilV gene encoding type IV pilus modification protein PilV → MKGCSKQAQDGMTLIEVLVAVLILGVGLLGAAMVQLNALKYTDSSRMTSQASFIAYDMLDRIRANSGADYTVTPPSSPNLNVARDQDLYDFKTNIVSFGGATATGTVALHQRVYTITISWDDARAANTTNAAEARRSFVLTSRVAVDPPGATP, encoded by the coding sequence ATGAAGGGTTGCAGTAAACAGGCACAGGATGGCATGACACTGATCGAGGTGCTGGTGGCGGTGCTGATTCTTGGCGTGGGCTTGCTGGGAGCGGCGATGGTTCAGCTCAATGCCCTCAAATATACCGACAGCTCGCGCATGACCAGCCAGGCCAGCTTCATCGCCTACGACATGCTCGACCGCATTCGCGCCAACTCCGGCGCCGATTACACGGTCACGCCGCCCAGTTCACCCAATCTCAACGTAGCCCGGGACCAGGATCTCTACGATTTCAAGACCAACATCGTCAGCTTCGGCGGCGCCACGGCCACCGGCACTGTTGCGCTGCACCAGCGGGTCTACACCATTACCATCTCTTGGGACGACGCCCGGGCCGCCAACACGACCAACGCCGCCGAGGCTCGCCGCAGTTTCGTGCTGACCAGTCGCGTCGCCGTCGACCCACCCGGGGCGACGCCATGA
- a CDS encoding pilus assembly protein: MRNIKVRRDWKQALWGVLLSLYLAAPAYAFTPSDSPLLSAAAVTPNVMLLIDDSGSMNNIIWASGFDPTVTQTRTYACSASSNCNDRYELDLDDSNILLMSLLRGGCSSGWYGFYRPGLGRICLRLPDPVGGGDTRYTAKYLAYLVTLANGSNRDYTNGSIPRDYRINVARDVSNDLVANNRALRIGLATFNPPNFSNSGPGGYIARVISDLSPVSGSVTQTQANANYSALINAINGLGAVANTPLAESYYEVTRYFRGMAPYHNNSPSTYTSPIQYRCQKNFGVVITDGLPTYDRTFPTNDPLGGSRLPNWDGISTNDGADRNGDAEGDTLYLDDIAKFAFDIDMRSTGTDVTGQSWNATDFPRQYLNTYTVGFAVTNTMLSDAARYGAGKYYPASDSEGLNSALSSALSDITSKAGSGGGGTTNGATLSTTSSYYQTTYDPKDWRGTIRAFGFTSAGTVDTAAVQWTTNTSIVPGATAPTYQSWNTATNTPVTLAYGNFSPAQQTSLSQGLPTGITGSDLVEWSKGVNKTGLKVRSALLGDIINSPLLLASPNDQTASDLLNDTSYSTYLATKAANMNANLVVNANDGFFSVINSANGTRRYAYMPSSVLPSLRDIADTNYINGVSHKFLVDGQIGVFDAQLGNAWKTVALGGTGAGGKAFYAVQLFDAAAGNALRALWEISAPTVANTANAFNDLGYAYARPEVARLADGRWAAFIANGYGSNTGVAALYVVDIRDGSLIRKITVNNSETGNGLSSVKLRVNSQNVVQAAYGGDLKGRMWKFDLSGTSPTAWGVAFAGQPLFTAPGGATQPITVQPLLAENPQGGTQVFFGTGKFNEAVDKLNKDLQGFYSIWDAVGGTGQIPVSSLQAQSITGVFSGSTGQFVTTSQTDVTYPAKNGWYLPLVYNNALTGERVINPASLVLGRVVFTTAAVDTTDPCASFGTGKLIEVDAFNGKMLNYAVLDTNGDGMLNSLDTVSSGVIFTGGIPTLSAVVSANGATNMIVNDSGGGITDLLGKSVGGSRRIMWRQIQ, from the coding sequence ATGCGAAATATTAAGGTGCGTCGCGATTGGAAGCAGGCGTTGTGGGGTGTGCTGCTCAGCCTGTACCTGGCTGCACCGGCCTATGCTTTCACGCCTTCGGATTCGCCGTTGCTGAGTGCCGCCGCAGTCACGCCCAACGTGATGCTGCTGATCGATGACTCGGGGAGTATGAACAACATCATTTGGGCGTCGGGGTTTGATCCGACGGTGACGCAAACGCGCACTTATGCATGCAGCGCCAGTAGCAATTGCAACGATAGGTATGAACTGGATCTGGATGACTCGAACATTCTGTTAATGAGCCTGTTGCGGGGCGGTTGCTCGTCTGGCTGGTACGGTTTCTACCGGCCCGGCCTTGGTCGGATCTGTCTGCGGCTGCCAGACCCGGTGGGTGGGGGCGATACACGCTACACCGCCAAGTACCTGGCGTATCTGGTAACCCTGGCCAACGGCTCGAACCGGGACTACACCAATGGCTCAATCCCCAGGGATTATCGAATCAACGTGGCACGGGATGTCTCCAACGACTTGGTCGCCAACAACCGTGCCTTGCGCATCGGGCTTGCCACCTTCAATCCTCCCAACTTCAGCAACTCCGGCCCGGGAGGCTACATCGCCCGTGTCATCAGCGATCTGTCACCCGTCAGCGGCAGCGTGACCCAGACCCAGGCCAACGCCAACTACAGTGCCCTGATCAACGCCATCAACGGTCTGGGCGCGGTCGCCAATACGCCATTGGCCGAGAGCTATTACGAGGTCACCCGTTATTTCAGGGGCATGGCGCCGTACCACAACAATAGCCCCAGCACCTACACCAGCCCGATCCAGTACCGGTGCCAGAAGAATTTCGGTGTGGTGATCACCGACGGCTTGCCCACCTACGACCGTACCTTTCCCACCAACGATCCGTTAGGCGGATCCCGTCTGCCGAACTGGGATGGCATCAGTACCAACGATGGTGCTGACCGCAACGGTGACGCTGAGGGCGATACGCTTTATCTGGACGATATCGCCAAGTTCGCTTTCGACATCGACATGCGTTCCACCGGCACCGACGTCACTGGCCAGAGCTGGAATGCCACGGATTTTCCCCGGCAGTACCTCAATACCTACACCGTGGGTTTTGCCGTCACCAATACGATGCTGTCCGACGCCGCTCGCTACGGCGCGGGTAAATATTATCCAGCGTCCGACAGCGAAGGCCTGAACTCGGCCTTGTCATCGGCCTTGAGTGACATCACCTCCAAGGCCGGATCGGGGGGCGGCGGCACCACCAACGGTGCAACGTTGTCCACCACCTCCAGCTATTACCAGACCACCTATGACCCCAAGGACTGGCGAGGCACCATCCGCGCATTCGGTTTTACCTCGGCGGGGACGGTCGATACGGCGGCCGTGCAATGGACCACCAACACCAGCATCGTGCCGGGTGCCACGGCACCGACCTATCAGTCCTGGAACACCGCGACCAACACGCCGGTAACCTTGGCCTACGGCAACTTTTCACCGGCCCAGCAAACCAGCCTCAGCCAGGGCCTGCCCACGGGGATCACCGGCAGCGATCTGGTGGAATGGAGCAAAGGTGTCAATAAAACCGGGTTGAAGGTGCGCAGCGCGTTGCTGGGGGACATTATCAACTCGCCACTGCTCCTGGCCTCGCCGAACGACCAGACCGCCTCGGACCTGCTGAACGACACCAGCTACAGCACTTACCTGGCAACCAAGGCGGCGAACATGAACGCCAATCTCGTGGTGAATGCCAACGATGGTTTCTTCAGCGTCATCAACAGCGCAAACGGCACGCGGCGTTACGCTTATATGCCCTCGAGCGTCCTGCCCTCGTTGCGGGACATCGCTGACACCAATTACATCAACGGCGTGAGTCACAAGTTCCTGGTGGATGGGCAGATCGGCGTATTCGATGCGCAATTGGGCAATGCCTGGAAGACCGTTGCCCTGGGCGGGACCGGAGCCGGGGGCAAAGCGTTCTATGCGGTGCAATTGTTCGACGCAGCGGCAGGCAATGCGCTCCGGGCGTTGTGGGAAATCAGCGCACCGACCGTCGCCAATACGGCCAACGCCTTCAATGACCTGGGCTACGCCTATGCGCGTCCCGAAGTCGCGCGCCTGGCCGATGGTCGCTGGGCCGCGTTCATCGCCAATGGCTATGGCAGCAACACCGGCGTAGCGGCGCTGTATGTGGTGGATATCCGTGATGGCTCGCTGATCAGGAAAATCACGGTCAATAACAGCGAGACGGGTAACGGCCTGTCGTCGGTCAAGCTTCGGGTCAATTCCCAGAACGTGGTGCAGGCCGCGTACGGTGGCGATTTGAAAGGGCGGATGTGGAAATTCGACCTCAGCGGCACTTCCCCCACCGCCTGGGGCGTTGCGTTTGCCGGGCAGCCGTTGTTCACCGCGCCCGGTGGTGCAACCCAGCCCATCACCGTCCAGCCGTTGCTGGCGGAAAACCCTCAAGGCGGGACCCAGGTTTTTTTCGGCACGGGCAAATTCAACGAAGCGGTGGACAAGCTCAATAAGGATCTGCAGGGGTTCTATTCGATCTGGGACGCCGTCGGCGGTACCGGACAAATCCCGGTTTCGAGCCTGCAAGCCCAGTCGATCACCGGGGTGTTCTCAGGCAGCACTGGGCAATTCGTGACGACCAGCCAGACCGACGTGACGTATCCTGCAAAAAATGGCTGGTATCTGCCCTTGGTGTACAACAACGCATTGACTGGGGAACGGGTGATCAACCCGGCCAGTCTGGTGCTCGGGCGCGTGGTTTTCACCACGGCCGCGGTGGACACCACCGATCCCTGCGCCAGCTTTGGTACTGGCAAACTGATCGAGGTGGATGCGTTCAACGGTAAGATGCTCAACTACGCGGTGCTCGACACCAACGGTGACGGCATGCTCAACAGCCTCGACACGGTCTCCAGCGGAGTGATTTTCACGGGCGGGATCCCGACCTTGAGCGCTGTCGTCAGTGCCAACGGGGCCACCAACATGATCGTGAACGACTCCGGTGGCGGTATCACCGACCTGCTGGGGAAATCCGTCGGCGGCAGCCGCCGCATCATGTGGCGGCAAATACAATGA
- the lspA gene encoding signal peptidase II: MPSASNVASRFGRLSWLWLSLLVLVIDQASKFHFENSLTMYQQIVVIPDYFSWTLAYNTGAAFSFLADSSGWQRWLFALIAVVVSGVLVVWLKRLGRDETWLAVALALVLGGALGNLYDRIALGHVIDFILVHWQNRWYFPAFNFADSAITVGAVMLALDMFKSKKPGEAVHD, translated from the coding sequence ATGCCTAGTGCGTCTAACGTGGCGAGCCGTTTCGGCCGGCTGAGCTGGCTGTGGTTGAGCTTGCTGGTGCTGGTCATTGACCAGGCCAGCAAGTTCCACTTCGAAAACTCGCTGACCATGTACCAGCAGATCGTGGTCATCCCCGACTACTTCAGCTGGACCCTGGCTTACAACACGGGCGCGGCGTTCAGCTTCCTGGCCGACAGTTCGGGCTGGCAGCGCTGGCTGTTCGCCCTGATCGCTGTCGTGGTCAGCGGCGTGCTGGTGGTCTGGCTCAAACGCCTGGGTCGCGATGAGACCTGGCTGGCCGTGGCGCTGGCATTGGTGCTTGGGGGCGCGCTGGGCAATCTTTATGACCGGATTGCCTTGGGCCACGTGATCGATTTCATCCTGGTGCATTGGCAGAACCGCTGGTATTTCCCGGCGTTCAACTTTGCCGACAGCGCCATCACCGTGGGCGCCGTAATGCTCGCCCTGGACATGTTCAAGAGCAAGAAACCCGGAGAAGCCGTCCATGACTGA
- the ispH gene encoding 4-hydroxy-3-methylbut-2-enyl diphosphate reductase produces the protein MQIKLANPRGFCAGVDRAIEIVNRALEVFGPPIYVRHEVVHNKFVVEDLRSRGAIFVEELDQVPDDVIVIFSAHGVSQAVRTEAAGRGLKVFDATCPLVTKVHIEVARYSRDGRECILIGHEGHPEVEGTMGQYDASNGGAIYLVEDEEDVAALQVRNPEKLAFVTQTTLSMDDTSRVIDALRARFPAIGGPRKDDICYATQNRQDAVKQLADECDVVLVVGSPNSSNSNRLRELAERMSTPAYLIDGAEDMQRSWFDGVERIGITAGASAPEVLVRGVIQQLQAWGATGADELSGREENVTFSMPKELRVRSLL, from the coding sequence ATGCAAATCAAACTCGCCAACCCCCGTGGCTTCTGCGCCGGCGTGGACCGGGCGATCGAAATCGTCAACCGCGCCCTGGAAGTCTTCGGGCCGCCCATCTATGTGCGCCATGAAGTGGTCCACAACAAATTTGTCGTCGAAGACCTGCGTAGCCGCGGGGCGATCTTCGTCGAGGAACTGGACCAGGTGCCAGACGACGTCATCGTGATCTTCAGTGCCCACGGGGTTTCCCAGGCAGTGCGTACCGAAGCCGCCGGCCGTGGCCTGAAGGTATTCGACGCGACCTGCCCCTTGGTGACCAAGGTCCATATCGAAGTGGCCCGTTACAGCCGTGACGGTCGTGAGTGCATCCTGATCGGCCACGAGGGCCATCCGGAAGTCGAAGGCACCATGGGCCAGTACGACGCCAGCAATGGTGGCGCGATCTACCTGGTCGAGGATGAAGAGGACGTCGCCGCCCTTCAGGTGCGTAACCCGGAAAAGCTGGCGTTTGTCACCCAGACCACCCTGTCCATGGACGATACCAGTCGAGTGATCGACGCCCTGCGTGCGCGCTTCCCGGCCATCGGTGGGCCACGCAAGGATGACATCTGCTACGCCACCCAGAATCGTCAGGATGCGGTCAAGCAACTGGCCGACGAGTGTGATGTCGTGCTGGTAGTCGGTAGCCCGAACAGCTCCAACTCCAATCGCCTGCGTGAGCTGGCCGAGCGCATGTCCACTCCGGCGTACCTGATCGACGGCGCTGAAGACATGCAGCGCAGCTGGTTTGACGGCGTCGAGCGTATCGGCATTACCGCCGGTGCTTCAGCGCCGGAAGTGTTGGTGCGCGGCGTGATCCAGCAACTGCAGGCCTGGGGGGCAACCGGTGCCGATGAATTGTCCGGTCGCGAGGAGAACGTCACCTTCTCCATGCCCAAGGAACTACGCGTGCGCTCCTTGCTTTGA
- a CDS encoding GspH/FimT family pseudopilin has product MDLRTKGFTLIEVLVALGVLLLLITLAVPALTGSVQGTKADTDIGDLRRALNFARMTAIDRGVTTRIRPTVQGSVWSSELTVYDSTGAEPNVLRVVPAMSSGATLTLTSDVTSIDFNNLGGLSAPATPVTFNYVRGAQSRTLSVCLNGRIVLGGSCG; this is encoded by the coding sequence ATGGATCTTCGTACAAAAGGTTTCACGCTGATTGAGGTGCTGGTCGCCCTTGGCGTGCTGCTGCTCCTGATCACCCTGGCGGTACCGGCCCTTACCGGTTCGGTGCAGGGCACCAAGGCCGATACCGATATTGGCGACCTGCGCCGGGCACTGAACTTCGCCCGGATGACGGCGATCGACCGTGGTGTCACCACACGGATTCGCCCCACGGTCCAGGGCAGCGTATGGAGCAGCGAGCTGACGGTGTATGACAGTACTGGCGCTGAGCCCAATGTATTGCGGGTTGTTCCAGCGATGAGCAGCGGCGCGACTCTGACGCTAACCTCAGACGTGACCAGCATTGATTTCAACAACCTCGGCGGGTTGTCGGCACCGGCCACGCCGGTGACTTTCAATTATGTAAGGGGGGCGCAGAGCAGGACACTGAGTGTTTGCCTCAATGGACGAATCGTATTGGGTGGAAGTTGCGGATGA
- a CDS encoding GspH/FimT family pseudopilin: MYQQGFSLIELLMGLAIAAIVLPWAGSGYKALVESTDRDDAARLLASGLRSARSEAITRNRTVTIQGIDNDWSLGWQIMLDGDDQPLLTQHSRHARIIGNGPVKHSVRFASQGEPLLPSGAFQAGTLHVCAHHKPVSHHQVVLSRSGRVSLRSEKTEQALCEMDSKQGAHA; this comes from the coding sequence ATGTATCAACAGGGCTTTAGCCTGATCGAACTGCTCATGGGACTGGCGATTGCCGCGATTGTTCTGCCGTGGGCCGGTTCCGGATACAAAGCCCTGGTGGAATCCACTGACCGCGACGACGCCGCACGGCTGCTGGCCAGCGGTCTGCGCAGCGCCCGCAGCGAAGCAATCACGCGCAATCGGACAGTGACGATTCAAGGAATAGACAACGATTGGAGCCTGGGCTGGCAAATCATGCTGGACGGCGATGACCAGCCACTGCTGACGCAGCACAGCCGCCATGCTCGAATCATTGGCAACGGGCCGGTAAAACACTCGGTGAGATTCGCAAGCCAGGGGGAGCCGCTCCTGCCCAGCGGCGCATTTCAGGCGGGAACGTTACACGTTTGTGCACACCATAAGCCGGTCAGTCACCACCAGGTGGTCCTGTCGCGCAGCGGCCGCGTCAGCCTGCGCAGCGAGAAAACCGAGCAGGCCTTGTGCGAAATGGACTCAAAGCAAGGAGCGCACGCGTAG